The genomic DNA GTATTCACCTTCGTGTTTGCCGTTAGGAAGTTACCTTTTTCCATCCACAACTCATGCGCCAATGGCGATAGTAAGTAATCCAAAACCGCTTCTGTTGCTTTGTTAGACTTAGTGATACCCGCTACAGTGCCGGCACCTAAAACAGGTTTGCCTAAATCTTTCGAGGCGTAAGCAGGGAAATAGAAGAAATCGGCATCTTCACCTACCACCGTGCCTTCTGGGAAGAATGCAGGAATGAAGCTGGCTTGACGGTGCATAAAGCATTTAGCCGGTACCGAGAATAAATCTTTTGGGCTGTCTCGGAAATCGGTCGTGCCAACGGCTGAAGCACCGCCTGAAACGTAATCATCGTTCTTAGCAAACTGACCAAAAGTTTCGATGGCGTTTACAACTTTAGGATCGTTGAATGGGATTTCGTGGTTAACCCATTGATCGTAAACGGCAGGAGATTGGGTACGCAACATGATGTCTTCTACCCAGTCAGTAGCAGGCCAACCGGTTGCCGCACCTGAACCTAGACCAATACACCAAGGCTTTTTACCGTCTTTTACCATTTGATCCGATAAGGCAATGAGCTCTTCCATCGTTTCAGGAACGTCATAGCCATTGTCCTCGAAGTTGTCAGGCGAGTACCAAACTAAGCTTTTTACGTCTGCGCGATAGAATACGCCGTAAAAATCTTCCTTGCCTGCTTTGTTCTCATAGGTAGCAAGATCGATCCAGCTTTGACCCGCCGCATAGGTGTCTAAAACTTGTTGCTTGATTGAATTGGACACTGGCGTTAAGTAGCCTCGCGAAGCCATGTCGGCGGCTAAGCCTGGTTGAGGGAAAAATGCGATGTTAGGCGGTGTGCCGGCTTGAGCATCAATCAGAATTTGCTGTTCAAAGCTATCCGACCCGTTGTATTTCACGGTTGCGCCAGTGGCTTGTTCAAATGGCTCAAATACACGGCGTAAGTAGTCGTCTTCTGGGGCTAACCATGGGCCTGTCACCGTTACAGTGACGCCTGAAAAGTCTAATTTATCGAATTTAGCGAGAGAGTCCCAGCTGTATTCGCCTGTTCCACGAGTAGGAGCAGATTCAGCGGCCAAGGCAGAAGTTGCCATTGCAGCAGCAACAGCCGTTGCTAATGCGGCTTTTTTCAATGTTTTCATAATTTAGATACCTAATGTTTGTTTTTATTTTCCGTCGTCAGCGGTTGGGTGATCAAACCACACTGCTATCTTAATCGTTTAAGTTGTAGAATCTCAATAGCGCTTTTAGAACCAATAGTCATTTAAATAAAGCTTATTATTCCTTTGCTTAAACGATTAAGTCGTTCCGCTTGCTTGAGAAAGGCGCTGGCAGTTAGTCTAGGTGGTATCGCTTCAGACGTTGGTTCTCTGGTTTTGTGGCGACTAGCGTTGCTCGAATAGGTGCGGGATGCCCTTCAATGGTCAGCTGGTGGTTATTTGGGTCTAAGTAATTCTCTAAACTTTGACCAGGCTTCCAGTCAGAAGGGCGCTGCTCTTCAGGTGTTGTAATGGTCTGA from Reinekea marina includes the following:
- a CDS encoding ABC transporter substrate-binding protein, producing MKTLKKAALATAVAAAMATSALAAESAPTRGTGEYSWDSLAKFDKLDFSGVTVTVTGPWLAPEDDYLRRVFEPFEQATGATVKYNGSDSFEQQILIDAQAGTPPNIAFFPQPGLAADMASRGYLTPVSNSIKQQVLDTYAAGQSWIDLATYENKAGKEDFYGVFYRADVKSLVWYSPDNFEDNGYDVPETMEELIALSDQMVKDGKKPWCIGLGSGAATGWPATDWVEDIMLRTQSPAVYDQWVNHEIPFNDPKVVNAIETFGQFAKNDDYVSGGASAVGTTDFRDSPKDLFSVPAKCFMHRQASFIPAFFPEGTVVGEDADFFYFPAYASKDLGKPVLGAGTVAGITKSNKATEAVLDYLLSPLAHELWMEKGNFLTANTKVNTALYASDTQKALGDILLNATTFRFDGSDLMPGAIGAGSFWTGMVDFVSGDSAQDVADSIEKSWKELK